AGAACTCTAATATAGCTTGGCGTTCGTCCCTGAGTGAGCAGCCGAATCGAGAGGCACCTGTCGTGTCCCGTTCGATCCACCGCCGTACCTTCCTGACCGGCGCCGCGGCCACCGCCGTGGCCCTCGCCGCACCCGCGGCGGCCGCGGCCACCGCCCGGCCCCGCATCTCGACCGCCTTCACCCTCCCCGACGACCGGGCCTATCCCGAGGGCATCGCCCTCGACCCGCGCACGGGCGACGCGTTCGTCGGCTCCTTCACCACCGGCGCCATCTACCGGGCCGCCGCCGGCAGCCGGGCCGCCGAGGTCTTCCTGCCCGCCGGTGCGGACGGCCGTACGACGGCCAACGGGCTGAAGGCCGACCGGGCGGGCCGCCTGTGGGTCATCGACCACACCGCCGGAATCGACGTCTACGACCTGCGCGACCGCTGCCTGCTGGCCCGCTTCGAGGTGCCGGAGCGCGACCAGCCCTTCCTCAACGACCTCGTGATCACCGCGGACGGCACGGCGTACGCCACCGACAGCGTGCGGCCGGTGATCTACCGGATCACCCCGGCCGAGGTGGCCCGCGGCGGCCGCGCACCGCTGGCCCCCCGCTTCGACCTGAGCGGCGCGGTACCGCCGCACACGCCGGCCGCGTACACCCTCAACGGGATCGTCGCCGACCCGACCGGACGCCTGCTGTTCGTCGTCGACATGACCGGCGGAGGCCTGTACCGGGTCGACGTGACCGATGGGTCGGTACGTCAAGTGGCCCTGCGCGGGGGCGACTTGGTGAACGGCGACGGCCTGGAGCTGGCGCACCGCACCTTGTGGGCGGCCCACAACAGGAGCAACACCCTGACCCGCTGGCGCCTGAGTCCCGACGGCGCCGAGGCCCGCCTCACCCGCACCCTGACCGACCCCGCCCTCCAGATCCCCACGACCCTGGCCCACACCCCCCACGGCCTCCTCGTCGTCCGTTCCCAGTTCGACAAGGGCGGCCCGATGGGCCCGGGGACACCGGCTGCGCCGTTCACGGTGGCACGGGTGACGGGGATGTGAGGGGGCCGCGGGGCCGGTCGGCCCGGCCGGACGGCGGGGCCGCAGGGCAGGTCAGCGGGGTGCGGGGCCGTCGGCCGACTCGGCGTTGGCGTCCTCAGCCGGGCCAGGTGCCGGTCAGGCTGCGGGTCGCGGTGGCGCCCGCGCGGTCGACGGCGGCCTTGACGCCGGCGAAGATCGCCCCCTGCAGGGTGGCGGCGAGCAGCACCTCGCGCCAGGTGCGGTCCTCGTCGGTGGCGTCAGGGGCGTCCTCGTCGTGGCCGAGCGCCTTCCACGCCTGCTTGAACACCGCCCCGGCGAGCATGCCGCTGACGGCTCCCAGGGCGAGGCCGACCGGCTTGTAGGCGATCTTCGAGACCTTCACCGGCCTCATCCCTTCCGGCGGCGGCACGCCAGCCAGACGACGGCGGCCACGGCGAGAGCCGCCGGCAGCCAGGCGCGGTTGTCCCGTGCCGTGCGCGCCGCCACGGCGGCCCTGCGCCGTACCGGTTCCGGCGCCTTCTCCTCCCACACCTGCCCGGCCCGGGCCGCCGTGGCCCGGGCCTGCCCCGCGGCCTCGGCCGCCTTGTCCTTGACCGGGTCGGGCACCTTGTCCTGCACCTTGTCCTGCACCTGGTGCGCGACGTCGGCGGCCTTGGCCCTGAGTTCGCCGGCCTTGACGGCGGCCTGCTGTTTGACCTCGGCGGCCTTCTCCTGGGCGCGGGCCTTGACGTCGGTCCTGGCGCTCAGCGCGTGGACCGTCCGCCCGAGTTCCTCGCGGGTCTGCTCGACCTGCTCGCGCAGTTCCTCGGGGCTGGAAGCGGTCTGCTCGTCGTGCGGGGGCTGGGTCATCGGTGCGCACTCTCCTTGATCTCGGCCAGGTCGGACTTCACGTTCTCGATCGTCTTCTCGGGCGTCGGCGGGGCCGCCTGGCTGACCTGCTTCTTCCCTGACAGGGCCATCACGGCGGCGATCACGCCGAGCACGGCGGTCACGATCAGCGCGGCGGCCCACACGGGCAGCGGCACCGCGAGCGCCGCGATCGCCGTGGCCACCAGGGCCTGCAAGGTCAGGAAGCCGGCGACTCCGGCGCCTCCGAAGAGGCCGCCGCCCTTGCCGTACCGCTTGCCCTTCTCCTTCATCTCCGCCTGCGCCAGCCTCAGCTCGCCGCGCACCAGCTCCGTCAGCTGCTGCGACGCCCGCTGCACCAGCTCGCTCACCGGCTCCGTCCCGGCGCGGTCCGCGTCCCGGCCGGTTCCGGCAGGGGGTGGCTGAACTCGCGACACGACGATCACCTCCCGTCTTCCCGATGGATCCCGGCCGGGCGGCGTCGGGCCGCTCCGGCCGCATGCGTGGACGCGGGTACCCCGAACGCGCCGGTCCAGGACAGCCGTTTCACAGGGCCGCCGACGCCCGGCGCTCTTTCGCGGACCGGTCAGCCCTCCCCCAGCCGCCGCCGGTCCTGCTCGTCCCATTTCCGGGTGTCACGGGGCTGGGTGTACGGCTCCTCGTACGGTGACAGCCCCCCGGCGATCGCCCGTTGCCGCACGGTCTCCGCGTCGAACTCCAGCCCCAGCAGAATCGCCAGGTTGGCGATCCACAGCCACACGAGGAAGACGATGACGCCGGCCATGGTGCCGTAGGTCTTGTTGTAGGAGCCGAAGTTGGCGACGTAGAAGGCGAAGGCGCCGGAGGCGATCATCCAGATCACCAGGGCCAGGAAACTGCCCGGCGTGATCCACCGGAAGCCCTTGACCTTGGCGTTCGGGCTCGCCCAGTACAGCAGCGCGATCATGAGGACGACCAGGGCCACCAGCACCGGCCACTTGGCGATCGACCACACCGTCAGCGCGGTGCTCCCGATGCCGAGGGCGGAGCCGGCCTGACGGGCCAGGCCACCGCTGAAGACCACGATCAGCGCGCTGATCACGGCGAGGACCAGCAGTACGACGGTCAGCCCGACCCGTACCGGGAGGACCTTCCACACCGGCCGGCCCTCGGGCATGTCGTAGACGGCGTTCGCGGCCCGGATGAACGCCGCGACATAGCCGGACGCCGACCACACCGCCAGCACCAGGCCCACGACCGCCAGCACCGAGCCGATGCCCGCGCTGCCCTGGAGCTGCTTCACGGCGCCGGTGAGGACGTCCCTGGCCGATCCCGGCGCGAGCTTCTGGACGTTGCTGAGCACTTTGTCCGTGGTCGACCTGCCGGTGAGACCGAGGATCGAGACGAGGACCAGCAGCGCCGGGAACAGCGACAGGATCCCGTAGTACGTCAGCGCCGCCGCACGGTCCGTGAGCTCGTCGTCCTTGAACTCCTTCAGACTCCCTCTGAGCACCGCGCCCCACGACCGCATCGGCAGCTCCGTCGGCGCGTCCGGCGCGGCCCCCTCCACCTCGGGCCCCGGCCCCGCTTCTTCGGGCCCCGGCGCCTCGTCGCTGCCACGATGATCCTTACGCCCTGGAAGATGCAACCTCACCATGCCCGCCGAGTACCCACCGCGCCCTGAGCGCAACGGTCCGCATCGCCCTGCGGGCGCCGCCGCGGACCATGGGGCAGTGGACCGGCGCCCCCGGAGCCGAGCGCCGTACCGCTTCGGAGATCATGTACGAGTTGCCGGACAGGCGCCGGGCCGGAAGCTCAGGTGGCGGAACCGGACCGGCCCAGCTGGTTCGCCAAGGCGTGCATGCCGCTCTCTGCGGCAATGCGCCGTAGGTCCTCGACGCCCACCGCGCTCAGGGCGAGCCGGCGGGAAATCCGCTCGACCCGCGCGGCCACGGCGTCGGAATCGGGTGTGCTGCGAACGGACAGCACGGCGTCCATGGTGTCCAGCAGAGCCGCTCGGCGCACCCGTTCGTCCTCGCACCAAACGTGGAAGAAGGAGTCGCCGAGCACCACATACGAGCCCAGTTTGGACAGTGGCATCGGGCCGCCCGGTTCGAAGCACCCGGCAGGAAGGGTGACGCGCCAGTCTCCGCTCCGCCGTTTGACGGGACACCACTGTGCCAGTCCGCGTCGGCTGAGCCAGCCGGACGCCCTGTCACGGAACTCCTGGTCGCGGCCCGCATCGGCCTCTTCCTCCTCCAGCGCGGCAACGACGTCCGGAGTGTCCTCGCACACGGCGGTCAGCTCCCCGTCCGCCTCGCCGGCGGCCTGGGCGAAGACGAAGTGCCGCGGTGTCCCGTCGGCGTCGGCCGCGCGGACGACGTACGTCGGCATGTACATCAGTTCCTCGGCCTCGATCTGCGGGTTCTCGATGCGCTGCGGCAGGTTGTAGAGCTCACGCTCGGGACCGGCCGCCAGCTCCCTGAGCGCTTCCCGCCGGAAGCCCCGCGGGATGGGAAGCAGGTAGGGGCACGTACCGTCGCGACGATGTGTCTCTTTCTGTGCCTGTGCGGGGGAAAGGTAGGTGACCTTGCGCTCGTCGTAGTAGAGGCTGGTCAGCGGACGGCTGGCAAGGCCGTCGAAGTACAGATTGCGGTGATCCTCACTGGTCGCCGTGTACCGAAGGTCGTCCCTCACGGACCGCAGGCCGAGTTCCGTCAGCTGGATCCGTCCGTCGTCGCAGTGCCTGATGTGCCCTATGGCGTCGAGGAACCGCAGGGCCTGCTCAACCAGCTGGGGCTCCAGGGCGAGGAAGGCGGCGAGGTCCTCCGTGCGGTCGAGTCCGGCCGTCGCGACGGCCTTCTCAAGAAATCGGTCGATCAGCTCGTAGGGTTCGCCCTCGGTGACCTCGGACCGAATCTCCACACACCAGACGGGCCACAGAACACGGTGGATCCGCGTCGGCACGGCACGCAGCACATCGGCGACGTACTCCAGCGCCCGTGTCTCGGGATAGGGCATGAACCGGTTCTGCGGGCTCACATCCGTCCTCTCGCCTCACCGAGTGCGGTCACACGGTCGCGGATCTCCTGGTACGGCCGGATCTCGCCCCGTTGCCGAAGATGCGTCTCCAGGGAGCGGACCAGCTGACGGAAGCCCGTGTCGCGTGCTGCGGTCAGCGTCGACAGGTCGCCTACCAGGACCAGTTGTTGCTTGGCACGGGTGAAGGCCACGTTCGCCCGGCGAAGCTCCTTCAGGAACCCGACACGGCCGTCGCGATTGCTGCGGGTGAATCCATAGAGGATCACGTCGCGCTCACCGCCCTGGAAGGAATCGACGGTACCCACGTTGAGGCCGACGCGGTCCGGGTCGACGATCCGGGTGAGCCGCGCCGTGATCTCGGCCCGTTGCGCCTGGTAGGGGACAATGACGGCCCACTCTGTGCCCCGGCCGTCGTAGAGGGCGGCAAGTTCGCTGAGCAGCTCGCACTCGACCTCGT
This genomic interval from Streptomyces sp. NBC_00557 contains the following:
- a CDS encoding SMP-30/gluconolactonase/LRE family protein, encoding MSRSIHRRTFLTGAAATAVALAAPAAAAATARPRISTAFTLPDDRAYPEGIALDPRTGDAFVGSFTTGAIYRAAAGSRAAEVFLPAGADGRTTANGLKADRAGRLWVIDHTAGIDVYDLRDRCLLARFEVPERDQPFLNDLVITADGTAYATDSVRPVIYRITPAEVARGGRAPLAPRFDLSGAVPPHTPAAYTLNGIVADPTGRLLFVVDMTGGGLYRVDVTDGSVRQVALRGGDLVNGDGLELAHRTLWAAHNRSNTLTRWRLSPDGAEARLTRTLTDPALQIPTTLAHTPHGLLVVRSQFDKGGPMGPGTPAAPFTVARVTGM
- a CDS encoding DUF4235 domain-containing protein, which encodes MKVSKIAYKPVGLALGAVSGMLAGAVFKQAWKALGHDEDAPDATDEDRTWREVLLAATLQGAIFAGVKAAVDRAGATATRSLTGTWPG
- a CDS encoding DUF3618 domain-containing protein translates to MTQPPHDEQTASSPEELREQVEQTREELGRTVHALSARTDVKARAQEKAAEVKQQAAVKAGELRAKAADVAHQVQDKVQDKVPDPVKDKAAEAAGQARATAARAGQVWEEKAPEPVRRRAAVAARTARDNRAWLPAALAVAAVVWLACRRRKG
- a CDS encoding phage holin family protein — protein: MSELVQRASQQLTELVRGELRLAQAEMKEKGKRYGKGGGLFGGAGVAGFLTLQALVATAIAALAVPLPVWAAALIVTAVLGVIAAVMALSGKKQVSQAAPPTPEKTIENVKSDLAEIKESAHR
- a CDS encoding YihY/virulence factor BrkB family protein; translated protein: MVRLHLPGRKDHRGSDEAPGPEEAGPGPEVEGAAPDAPTELPMRSWGAVLRGSLKEFKDDELTDRAAALTYYGILSLFPALLVLVSILGLTGRSTTDKVLSNVQKLAPGSARDVLTGAVKQLQGSAGIGSVLAVVGLVLAVWSASGYVAAFIRAANAVYDMPEGRPVWKVLPVRVGLTVVLLVLAVISALIVVFSGGLARQAGSALGIGSTALTVWSIAKWPVLVALVVLMIALLYWASPNAKVKGFRWITPGSFLALVIWMIASGAFAFYVANFGSYNKTYGTMAGVIVFLVWLWIANLAILLGLEFDAETVRQRAIAGGLSPYEEPYTQPRDTRKWDEQDRRRLGEG